In the Bifidobacterium catenulatum PV20-2 genome, one interval contains:
- the trmB gene encoding tRNA (guanosine(46)-N7)-methyltransferase TrmB, with translation MQEDANTPTENQVNGENEQNMSKTQGELQADAGQRPALYGRKVLSFVRRSARLDARLQRAWDTYADTYLLNINAGEGSLDVRNDLVFDQSYIAEAWGNANPLIVEIGTGQGENVVAAAAEHPEMNFLALEVYDPGVAHTMLLAGKQGLANLRIAQVNAPELFKVAADGSIAEVWTFFPDPWPKMRHHKRRIVQPELAGEIHRTLQAGGVWRIATDIEDYALHVHEVMDGIEGFQNDGTLTVSLPVEHVGKGNADEAASLRHADFSESERFSGRVLTNFEKKGLAAGRVIHDFTYRHV, from the coding sequence ATGCAAGAAGATGCGAACACGCCGACTGAAAATCAAGTAAACGGCGAAAACGAACAAAACATGTCAAAAACGCAAGGTGAACTACAGGCTGATGCTGGTCAGCGTCCTGCCTTGTATGGGCGCAAGGTGCTTTCCTTCGTGCGTCGTTCCGCCAGGCTCGACGCGCGCTTGCAGCGTGCATGGGATACCTATGCCGATACCTATCTTTTGAATATCAATGCAGGTGAAGGCTCCCTTGACGTGCGAAACGATCTGGTGTTCGACCAGTCGTATATTGCGGAAGCGTGGGGCAATGCCAATCCTCTGATTGTGGAAATCGGCACCGGTCAGGGCGAAAACGTTGTTGCCGCAGCCGCCGAACACCCAGAAATGAATTTTCTGGCGCTTGAAGTCTACGATCCGGGTGTGGCGCACACCATGCTGCTTGCTGGCAAGCAAGGCCTTGCCAATCTGCGCATCGCACAGGTCAACGCTCCTGAACTCTTCAAAGTCGCCGCAGATGGCTCGATCGCTGAAGTGTGGACCTTCTTCCCCGATCCATGGCCCAAGATGCGTCATCACAAGCGTCGCATCGTGCAACCGGAGCTTGCCGGTGAGATTCATCGCACGCTGCAGGCTGGGGGAGTGTGGCGTATCGCTACCGATATTGAAGACTATGCATTGCATGTGCATGAGGTCATGGACGGTATTGAAGGATTCCAGAATGACGGCACGTTGACGGTGAGTCTGCCGGTTGAGCATGTCGGCAAGGGAAATGCCGACGAGGCCGCAAGTCTGCGACACGCCGATTTCAGTGAATCAGAGCGTTTTTCTGGTCGAGTTTTGACGAATTTCGAGAAAAAAGGACTTGCTGCCGGTCGTGTGATTCATGACTTCACCTATCGCCACGTATGA
- a CDS encoding NAD(P)-dependent oxidoreductase codes for MEVLLVGNTDFITKQWIQHAFPRDHVVIAEREDTVDGNDRLRIVNMSDANTLAETITTYEFDRIVFFSENLTPRSDRDGDLGALRRLLHAIRNRQTQMLMVSGPESEFTYPENVDVRDTSKSLMSRASEELCLYYARTYRLEAKIIRSPYLYASDRNGVTAYFNHLFEQAESGTLSFCEQKNQQTCFLCADDLAELIYRMFDDWTAESEIFHVPNVFNFTYGDLADVISAAFPGLSVIFGEDRTQCYPADDHVLRLRYGWSPRYSLKQDLPPILQRWKEARAQEQSGKHPIWDFLRNHSKPWIAFEICVTFILEEMLRTAVQGNSQLGTVDLRLFFVVIVGTMYGLNAGVFAAALACAGMALSYASNGASFAPLFYDTSNWITFVVYFVAGAVCGYVQMRNRENLRFMRDENGLLRERLAFLRDLYHDVLDDRRMLRGQIIGRRDSFGKMYAMTRELDEVLPRKLYHATIRIMQDTLGGDSFGIYRIDNGGRFARLMAASPQTESLFSKSALLENYANIVTALDHGGLWVNRNLEQNLPMYAAGVHADGKLAVVIVLAKAQPDQMNLYFQNLFTIMCGLVESAMVRAFDYENVARQTMLVPGTEFLNTQVFLSKVLAANELKHDHMSNHLLLRVEDAWQDDGSRLMGAIRQTDEAGVLQDGNVYVLMNQASEHELPIINRRLIQAGLHVKLVSGHEEDSLLAEASEQVAIESQADETPRSNVAQNDSASHEGGAA; via the coding sequence ATGGAAGTGCTTTTGGTAGGTAATACCGATTTCATTACCAAACAGTGGATTCAGCATGCCTTTCCCCGAGACCATGTGGTGATAGCGGAACGAGAAGACACCGTAGACGGCAATGACCGTCTCAGAATCGTCAACATGTCTGATGCCAACACCCTTGCCGAAACCATCACCACATACGAATTTGATCGCATCGTATTCTTTTCCGAAAATCTGACCCCACGCAGCGACAGAGACGGCGATCTGGGAGCATTGCGAAGACTTCTGCATGCCATTCGCAACAGGCAAACGCAAATGCTGATGGTCAGCGGCCCCGAATCCGAGTTCACCTATCCGGAAAACGTCGACGTACGGGATACCAGCAAAAGCCTGATGTCTCGAGCATCGGAAGAACTCTGCCTGTATTATGCGCGTACCTACCGTCTGGAAGCGAAAATCATTCGAAGCCCGTACCTGTATGCGTCGGATCGCAACGGCGTCACCGCATATTTCAATCATCTATTTGAACAGGCGGAATCGGGCACATTGTCGTTCTGCGAGCAAAAGAACCAGCAGACATGCTTTCTCTGCGCCGACGATCTTGCCGAACTGATCTACCGCATGTTCGACGATTGGACCGCCGAAAGCGAAATATTCCATGTGCCCAACGTGTTCAACTTCACATACGGTGATTTGGCTGATGTGATTAGCGCGGCATTTCCCGGATTATCGGTGATTTTTGGCGAAGACAGGACCCAATGTTACCCAGCAGACGATCATGTGCTGCGATTGCGCTATGGCTGGTCGCCGCGATATTCGCTCAAACAGGATCTTCCCCCTATACTTCAGCGCTGGAAAGAGGCACGTGCTCAGGAACAATCCGGAAAGCACCCGATCTGGGATTTTCTGCGCAACCATTCGAAACCATGGATCGCATTCGAAATCTGCGTCACGTTCATACTGGAGGAAATGCTTCGCACCGCGGTACAAGGCAACAGTCAGCTGGGAACCGTGGATTTGCGCCTGTTTTTCGTGGTGATCGTCGGCACGATGTACGGACTGAACGCAGGCGTGTTCGCGGCCGCGCTCGCATGTGCAGGCATGGCGTTGTCGTACGCGTCGAACGGCGCATCATTCGCTCCACTGTTTTACGATACGTCGAACTGGATTACGTTTGTGGTGTATTTCGTTGCCGGCGCAGTATGCGGATACGTGCAGATGCGTAATCGCGAAAACCTGCGATTCATGCGTGACGAAAACGGTTTGCTGCGTGAGCGACTTGCGTTCCTGCGTGACCTGTACCACGATGTGCTTGATGATCGTCGTATGCTGCGCGGGCAGATTATCGGCAGGCGCGACAGTTTCGGCAAAATGTATGCGATGACCCGTGAATTGGACGAGGTGCTGCCTCGAAAGCTGTATCACGCGACCATTCGCATTATGCAAGATACGTTGGGCGGCGATAGTTTCGGTATTTACCGAATCGATAATGGTGGTCGTTTCGCGCGTTTGATGGCCGCGAGTCCGCAGACTGAATCCTTATTCAGCAAGTCGGCGCTGCTTGAGAATTATGCCAACATTGTCACGGCCTTGGATCATGGCGGATTGTGGGTAAACCGCAATCTTGAACAAAACCTTCCAATGTATGCGGCGGGCGTGCATGCCGATGGCAAGCTGGCCGTGGTGATTGTGCTTGCCAAAGCGCAGCCCGATCAAATGAACCTGTACTTCCAGAACCTGTTCACCATCATGTGCGGCTTGGTGGAATCCGCGATGGTGCGTGCCTTCGATTATGAGAATGTTGCGCGGCAGACGATGCTGGTGCCCGGCACGGAATTCTTGAACACTCAGGTGTTCCTGTCCAAAGTGCTGGCTGCAAACGAACTCAAGCATGATCATATGAGCAATCATCTGCTGTTGCGTGTGGAAGACGCCTGGCAAGACGATGGCAGCCGCCTGATGGGAGCCATTCGTCAAACGGATGAGGCCGGTGTACTGCAGGACGGCAATGTGTATGTGCTCATGAATCAGGCCAGTGAGCATGAGCTGCCGATCATCAACAGGCGTTTGATCCAGGCTGGATTGCATGTGAAGTTGGTTTCAGGCCACGAGGAAGATTCGTTGCTGGCTGAGGCTTCGGAACAAGTAGCTATCGAGTCGCAAGCGGATGAAACGCCGCGTAGTAACGTTGCGCAGAATGACTCCGCATCGCATGAAGGCGGCGCAGCATGA